The Odocoileus virginianus isolate 20LAN1187 ecotype Illinois chromosome 3, Ovbor_1.2, whole genome shotgun sequence genome includes a window with the following:
- the LOC110140442 gene encoding CD209 antigen-like protein C, with protein MAEMYEPKEADDSEEETFGGQRLAERHPRLLHSLRSLPECVTWAPLLLLLLLFVSLGFFTLQLTTLVQVSRIRCLQRDSGDRENNSLDKWLDTRFRSLTEVAQKQMQSNLEEILQRLTRMNATLAGLCHPCPQNWEFFDGSCYFFSWTQSDWRSAVSACLLIGAHLVIIESTEEEKFLNFWYARNNKPTWIGLSDHHNEGSWRWVDDSPVQLSFWKKGEPNNHGDEDCVELHNDGWNDGRCVTENPWICEKPSAPCPDLGELLPPPSRPAPPPPAPH; from the exons ATGGCAGAGATGTATGAACCCAAGGAGGCAGATGACTCTG AGGAGGAGACATTTGGGGGCCAGAGACTGGCTGAGAGGCACCCTAGACTACTGCACAGTTTGAGGAGCTTGCCAG AGTGTGTGACCTGGGCTCCTCTGCTTCTCCTGTTGCTCCTTTTCGTCTCCTTGGGTTTCTTCACGCTCCAGCTGACCACTCTGGTTCAAG TTTCCAGGATCCGGTGTCTGCAGAGAGATTCGGGAGACCGTGAAAACAACAGCCTGGATAAGTGGCTGGACACCAGGTTCCGGAGTCTGA CTGAAGTTGCACAGAAGCAGATGCAATCAAACCTGGAGGAGATCCTACAGCGCCTGACCAGGATGAATGCCACCCTGG ctggcCTGTGCCATCCTTGTCCTCAGAATTGGGAGTTCTTCGACGGAAGCTGCTACTTCTTCTCCTGGACCCAGAGTGACTGGAGATCTGCCGTCTCCGCCTGTCTGCTTATTGGGGCCCACCTAGTTATCATCGAGAGTACTGAGGAGGAG aaaTTCCTGAACTTTTGGTATGCCAGAAATAATAAACCCACCTGGATCGGCCTCAGCGACCACCACAATGAGGGGTCCTGGCGGTGGGTGGATgacagtcctgtccaactcag CTTCTGGAAAAAAGGGGAGCCCAACAACCACGGAGATGAGGACTGTGTGGAACTGCACAACGATGGCTGGAATGATGGCAGGTGTGTTACAGAAAACCCCTGGATCTGTGAGAAGCCCTCGGCTCCCTGCCCAGACCTCGGAGAGTTGCTGCCTCCACCATCCCGTCCCGCcccgccaccccccgccccccattaG